The proteins below come from a single Plasmodium sp. gorilla clade G2 genome assembly, chromosome: 13 genomic window:
- a CDS encoding SNARE protein, putative, with the protein MSDFSRDMSNNENSKKIALYSILIYKYDSCNQPIFLTSALDLSSFPFFHRSSLKEHIYFHSRLVCGRTQKGTREVIELESGIGHLHIYTNKENNISVLVLSTSSYPLRIAFSLIDLTHKLFAQKCRGMYEHVHQDLKEGMLIHNELNDLLKKYQNPSEADKLSRVQKDLDEVKDVMLKNIEDLLQRGEKLDDLMKKSQDLSNSSYQFYRQAKKNNQCCSLY; encoded by the exons atgagtGATTTTTCAAGAGATATgtcaaataatgaaaattccAAAAAGATTGCATTGTAttctatattaatatacaaatatgatTCATGTAATCAACCCATATTTTTAACATCGGCACTAGATTTATCttcatttcctttttttcatAGATCATCATTaaaagaacatatatattttcattcacGTCTTGTATGTGGAAGAACACAAAAAGGTACACGTGAAGTTATAGAACTAGAATCTGGTATAGGtcatttacatatttatacaaataaagaaaataatattagtgTCTTAGTACTTTCAACATCTTCATATCCTTTAAGAATTGCATTTTCTTTAATTGATCTAACACATAAATTATTTGCTCAAAAATGTAGAGGTATGTATGAACATGTTCATCAAGATTTAAAAGAAGGTATGCTAATTCACAATGAACTTAacgatttattaaaaaaatatcaaaatccTTCAGAGGCTGATAAATTGTCAAGAGTACAAAAAGATCTAGACGAAGTAAAGGATGttatgttaaaaaatattgaagacCTTTTACAAAGAGGAGAAAAGTTAGATGACCTCATGAAAAAAAGTCAGGACCTATCCAATTCCTCCTACCAATTTTAtag acaagccaaaaaaaataaccaGTGTTGTAGCCTATACTGA